One genomic region from Sphingobacterium sp. UGAL515B_05 encodes:
- a CDS encoding arylsulfatase — translation MKLKVGLSLILLGWGTLFAQQKKKQHKLPNIIFFYADDLGYAETEPYGQRLIKTPHIQQLAHEGLRFINHYTSTPVCAPARCMLLTGKHGGQSYIRGNYELGGFADSLEGGQMPLPEGTYTMAHLFKKAGYQTAAIGKWGLGMNNSTGSPNKQGFDYFFGYLDQKQAHNYYPTHLWENETKYPLQNKEKFVHSPLDSSKATAEDFKQFDGKEYAPELMTEKALAFIDKNQSKPFFLYLPYTLPHLSLQVPQEYVDKYKDLFHDKPYYGQDGYTATPYPRATYAGMITYLDDQVGTIMKHIKALGIDDNTIILFSSDNGTGFNGGIDYRFFRSVDSLRGLKMDVFEGGIKVPLIVRWPNHIKANSETDLISAQYDLMATFAQLVQQSPGHSNGLSLLPTWLGEKNQQKHQYLYFEYPEKGGQIAIREGRWKAVKLDLKKNPKAKWQLYDLTTDPWEEKDIAVQHPQMLLHFDEIVNNEHQPAHIQEWEIVANKMIKK, via the coding sequence ATGAAATTAAAAGTTGGACTCTCCCTCATCCTCCTCGGATGGGGGACTCTTTTTGCACAACAAAAGAAAAAGCAGCATAAATTGCCCAATATTATATTTTTTTATGCGGACGATTTAGGTTATGCCGAAACTGAGCCCTATGGACAACGATTGATCAAAACACCACATATCCAGCAGCTGGCACATGAAGGTTTACGCTTTATAAACCACTATACAAGTACACCTGTATGCGCCCCAGCCCGTTGCATGTTATTAACGGGCAAGCATGGTGGCCAATCTTATATTCGCGGAAATTATGAATTGGGCGGTTTCGCAGATAGTCTCGAGGGTGGCCAGATGCCACTACCTGAAGGAACGTATACCATGGCTCACCTATTTAAAAAAGCCGGTTACCAGACCGCTGCCATTGGAAAGTGGGGACTTGGGATGAATAATTCCACCGGAAGCCCCAATAAACAGGGATTTGACTATTTCTTCGGTTACCTGGACCAGAAACAGGCACACAATTACTACCCAACACATCTTTGGGAAAATGAAACAAAATATCCCCTTCAAAACAAGGAAAAATTTGTCCATTCTCCTTTAGATTCCAGTAAGGCCACGGCGGAGGACTTCAAACAGTTTGACGGTAAGGAATATGCACCTGAACTAATGACAGAGAAAGCACTGGCTTTTATCGACAAAAACCAAAGCAAACCTTTTTTCTTATACCTTCCTTATACATTGCCACACTTATCACTACAAGTTCCCCAGGAATATGTAGATAAATATAAGGACCTCTTCCATGACAAACCTTATTACGGACAGGACGGCTATACGGCTACCCCCTATCCAAGAGCAACCTATGCCGGTATGATCACCTATCTGGATGACCAGGTCGGCACGATTATGAAGCATATCAAAGCATTGGGAATAGATGACAATACCATTATTTTATTCTCCAGTGACAACGGAACTGGCTTTAATGGGGGCATAGATTATCGTTTTTTCCGCAGTGTCGATTCACTTCGGGGATTGAAAATGGATGTTTTTGAAGGTGGTATCAAAGTTCCGTTAATTGTCAGGTGGCCCAACCATATCAAAGCGAATTCCGAAACAGATTTGATTTCGGCCCAATACGATCTCATGGCGACCTTCGCACAGCTGGTTCAACAAAGCCCCGGCCACAGCAATGGGCTCTCCCTCCTTCCAACCTGGCTGGGTGAAAAGAACCAACAAAAACATCAATATCTTTATTTCGAATATCCAGAAAAGGGCGGCCAGATCGCCATACGCGAAGGACGCTGGAAGGCAGTCAAGCTCGATCTGAAGAAAAACCCTAAAGCAAAATGGCAATTATATGATTTAACAACAGACCCTTGGGAAGAAAAAGATATCGCGGTACAGCACCCACAAATGCTGCTGCATTTCGATGAAATTGTCAATAATGAACACCAGCCTGCTCATATACAGGAATGGGAGATTGTAGCGAATAAGATGATTAAAAAATAA
- a CDS encoding RNA polymerase sigma factor gives MRQIESYINTLKEGDEMALCFFMDHFGHSLRYFAFSYLRNKTDAEEIVSDVFVKLWNNRQKVEHYESLKAFLFIATKNACIDMQRTTQFKIRKEELDILQHMSVPDEDVLKKIFRTELTELLLAEINLLPKQQAQICKLSFLEGLNTDEICETLNTTASTIYYARSKALHALKERFKSKKFEYLTILMLTAWYTFKS, from the coding sequence ATGCGGCAAATAGAATCATACATCAATACACTGAAAGAAGGTGATGAAATGGCTTTATGCTTTTTTATGGATCATTTTGGTCATTCTTTACGCTATTTTGCCTTTTCTTACCTCCGTAACAAAACCGATGCCGAGGAAATTGTCTCCGATGTTTTTGTTAAACTCTGGAATAATAGACAAAAGGTTGAGCATTATGAAAGCCTCAAAGCCTTTCTTTTTATCGCCACTAAAAATGCCTGTATCGATATGCAAAGAACTACGCAATTCAAAATACGGAAAGAGGAACTCGATATTCTGCAGCATATGTCGGTTCCGGATGAAGATGTACTCAAGAAGATATTCCGAACAGAACTCACCGAGTTGTTACTTGCTGAAATCAATTTGCTTCCCAAACAACAAGCTCAGATCTGCAAGCTCAGTTTTTTGGAAGGCTTGAATACAGATGAAATTTGCGAAACATTGAACACAACTGCATCAACCATCTATTATGCGAGATCCAAAGCATTGCATGCGTTAAAAGAACGTTTCAAATCGAAAAAATTTGAATATCTCACCATCCTAATGCTGACAGCTTGGTATACCTTCAAAAGTTAA
- a CDS encoding sulfatase-like hydrolase/transferase, with the protein MKKPLSLTLLLSSSLFAALPTVSFAQKASKPNVIYIYADDLGFGDLSSYGAKQIETPNLDKLAQSGVRFTNAHSTSATCTPSRFALMTGTYPWRQEGTGILPGDAKLIVPTDKITLPKVFKHAGYATAIVGKWHMGLGNQVQKDWNAPIKPGPNDVGFDYSFIFPATADRVPTVFLENDQVVAAEANDPLLVDYEKKIGNDPTGKEHPELLKMHSSPGQGHNQTIVNGIGRIGYMSGGTRARWVDEEVSTTFLHKAQDFISQHRNKPFFLYFCLTEPHVPRMPATQFKGKSKLGYRGDAILQLDWTVGQIQQQLQLLGLDKNTIIIFSSDNGPVLDDGYMDGAVAQQNGHLPAGPLRGGKYSIFEGGTRVPFIVSGKGVAQGKVSNALISQIDLLATSAQLLDVPLKADEAKDSAPLLKTLTGQDNKGRSSMVQHAQTLAIVKDEWKYIAPSKGSPYMKLTDTETGSLPEDQLYDLKNDIGEKNNVASKYPEKVAELKQLLEGERKK; encoded by the coding sequence ATGAAGAAGCCACTATCCCTAACGTTATTACTCTCCTCGAGCCTTTTCGCAGCGCTCCCCACGGTTAGTTTTGCCCAAAAGGCTAGTAAACCGAATGTGATCTATATTTATGCTGACGACCTTGGTTTTGGTGATTTAAGCAGCTATGGTGCCAAACAGATCGAAACCCCCAACCTGGATAAGCTCGCCCAAAGCGGCGTACGATTTACCAATGCTCATAGTACTTCGGCAACTTGTACCCCTTCCCGTTTTGCATTGATGACCGGAACGTATCCATGGCGTCAGGAAGGTACAGGCATTCTGCCCGGAGATGCCAAGCTAATCGTTCCTACTGATAAAATCACCTTACCCAAAGTATTTAAACATGCGGGCTATGCTACTGCCATTGTTGGCAAATGGCATATGGGACTCGGAAATCAGGTCCAAAAAGACTGGAATGCACCCATAAAACCCGGGCCTAATGATGTAGGTTTTGACTATTCATTCATTTTTCCTGCAACAGCAGATCGCGTCCCAACGGTGTTCCTTGAAAATGATCAGGTCGTCGCTGCAGAGGCCAATGATCCACTCCTGGTCGACTATGAAAAGAAAATAGGTAACGACCCCACAGGAAAAGAGCATCCCGAACTGCTCAAAATGCATTCTTCACCTGGTCAGGGACATAATCAAACTATTGTCAACGGTATCGGAAGAATCGGTTACATGAGCGGTGGAACACGTGCCAGATGGGTAGACGAAGAAGTTTCCACAACATTTCTTCACAAAGCCCAGGACTTTATTTCACAACACCGAAACAAACCGTTCTTTCTCTACTTCTGCTTGACAGAACCACACGTCCCACGCATGCCCGCAACACAATTTAAAGGTAAAAGCAAACTCGGCTACCGCGGCGATGCAATCCTTCAATTGGATTGGACCGTCGGACAAATTCAACAGCAATTGCAACTTTTGGGACTTGACAAAAACACGATAATAATTTTCAGCAGCGACAACGGCCCCGTCCTCGACGACGGCTATATGGATGGCGCTGTGGCCCAGCAAAATGGTCATTTACCCGCAGGTCCACTACGCGGCGGCAAATATAGCATCTTCGAAGGCGGAACTCGCGTGCCCTTTATCGTAAGCGGCAAGGGCGTTGCACAGGGAAAAGTTTCCAATGCATTGATCAGCCAAATAGATCTCTTGGCAACAAGTGCCCAATTATTGGATGTTCCACTAAAGGCAGATGAAGCAAAAGACAGCGCGCCGCTCCTGAAAACCTTAACCGGTCAAGATAATAAGGGACGTAGCAGTATGGTTCAGCATGCACAGACACTTGCCATCGTAAAGGACGAATGGAAATATATTGCGCCAAGCAAAGGTTCCCCCTACATGAAATTAACCGATACAGAAACAGGAAGTCTTCCGGAAGATCAGTTATACGATCTTAAAAATGACATCGGCGAAAAGAATAATGTGGCTTCAAAATATCCAGAAAAGGTCGCCGAACTCAAGCAGTTATTGGAAGGAGAACGTAAAAAATGA